The sequence ACACGGTAATGTCGGACGTATTACCGTGTAACGCCACCCGGAAGTTGTATGACTGCCCGGAAACGACCACTGTGAGGCGAACAGAAGTACCCGAGGGAAGACGGGGGCACTAAAAATTGACACGGGGCGGAAAATATTTGGCCGACCATAATCCGTTAAAAAATACGCGCAAAACTGACCAGAAGGACAGTTTCTGTTTAAACCCTACGTTGATAATAATACGGCGAGAGGCTGAACGTTAGCGAGCTCAGCCAGCGGAAATCGGGGTTTGTTTAACGGATCGAAAGCGATGGAGAGGCCTCCGAGAGTGTTTTTCCACGGGATGAGGAAAAATGACCTGCTAACCTGAAATCGGAAACCGCCTTTGTGCACATCTACGCTTTCGGCGCCCTTTTCGCATAAGTTATTTTCACGCTTTGCTCTTCAACGGGACTTTCTCCGTTCACGTGCAGGTGCGAAGCCCAAACATTTGAATTAATTTTGTTGCTGTGCAAAAGGGTACGACGTCTTTATTAAGCTAGCTAAAAGGCTAGCGCAGTGGAGTGCGCTGATAGCCCTAATAAGTCTGACGGGCTGTCGGCACTCACAGTCTTGTTTATGTTACTGTTTTTTGACATTTAGTTTGCCCTTGCGTGACAAGTAGGGTGCATGCTTTAATGCAGAATTGGGGTATATTGTTGCCAAGTTGTTCATTATTGAAACGACTCTAATTGTGATTTATTGCAAAACTTTTTGGTGTGCCATAGAGGGATGTGATTGAAAAGGGGAATCCGGCTCTCCCCCTCCCTCATCCCCCtgcagtcaacaaaataataccGGAGAACAATCGCATTTCCTTCAAGCTCTGAAGGCCTCGGTAAGTTTACGTTACTTGTTGTTTATAATTGTGGCTGAATTGATATCTTGTCTGTGTCTGTAATGTTGACATCAGCACCCTTGAGCTGATGACAAGACCTCATGATGTCGTCTTTTGATTTTCTTTGCTCCGTTTTACACTCAACGTGCTGAGTAAAGTTAAACATTTTGACATTGTTGTAGTTGTACATGTAAGGTAAGGTTATTtgagacatttttgtttttgagtaCTTGCATGTTATATATAACGAATTGAGATTTTGTGATATGGAACATATGAATGTCAACCGTTTGGtgttatgtctgtgttttttctatAAAGTAAAAAGCTAACGCTATTTTTATACCTGACGGgcatacatttaatatatatttttgttccttgttttttttaactaagtTAACTTGCCCTACATTTGGTTTTGATGATAAAGTTAACCCAGATTACTTCATTCATTACATGAACTGTTGCAATTGTAAAAGGAGTTGACAGTTTATGCATTTATCAAGtacatgcattttattgtttgtttagtaTTCTGTTTTGCAGAGTATGTTATACATGTTCATTGTGggccataacgcatgtttatttggCCTAAAGAAGGCACAGGTCATCCTAGTCATAGATGAGGTTGATAGTGTTatactaataaaaatgtaacacaaaAGTTTGATGTGGGTGCTATGTCAGTGTTACATTACActatacagtacagtatttgATATCTATTGTGACTGCTTTATTGCTCGTTTTGTCAAGATTTCCTTCTATACTGTTTGCCATCCGTTTTGCCTCTTCtagttatgtgtgtgttttatacatGAGTAATGCTTAGTAGTAGTGTCCCTTTTTACCTGAATTTCcaattattgttttgatttgccctaattctttcatttatttatttaattacaatcTGAGAGTTAATGCGTTTGTAAAGTCGAGATACTTTTGTTACCCGATTATTATATGTACATGAAAAATGCTTGGAATATGTTTCGTGTTCTTGCTTCCTTTACCAGACCACAAGAATTGTTGTTAGATGGAGTTGATAGCATCTTGCTAATTTTAAACTTGacttatttaaattaagtatGTATAGTGTCAGTGAGCTGTCACTATTTCGGTGCAACAGGGGTcttcagctacttttctttgagggccagcttccaaaagtataaataggataTGGGCCAGTTTTTTTACCATACCATCATTTCaactgttattttgtatttctgttatttattgcattttgcactttttatactgtttttgttactTATAGGTCatgtattaaaacatgcacacaaatattgcatccggTATTTGCGcctttcattatatttaattagAAGGGATATTGTCttgttaattgtattttatattccttaatGCTTTAGTTGACCAAAAGATTaaattgctgttaatttactcGACCCCAGTACTTCCAAGCTGTGGGTGGCATTGTTTATTTCAAGATGTTATTGAAGATTATTTGttgaatgaataaaagtaaaaatgctAATACATTCAGCACATAAGTAATACCTGCCCCTTGATGTTAAACCGGCGTCTTATAAAGCAAATCAATTGGTAcgtgcaagaaactgaacaatatttttatagatatgaCTATGATTGCATCTTTCAATCGCATTTGTGTGCTCTTAGATGTGCAAATCCTTTGAAGTGCAAGTTTCGGGGGGAGATGAACGGCTGTTTTCGTAAATATAgctgtttaaatcatacataataaatgcagtaataaaaaaaaactgtttttcccTTATCTGAGACAATAGTTCACTTGGTGTAGTACCCTTCCTGCATTTACTTTCAATGGCAGAAGATTCATTTCCGAACGCGACCTAACTCGTGCGCTTACCGACTGCCTGTGGCTGTGGATTGCCGATTATAACGTTGTAAATAACATGACGTTTTTTGGATAGACCAATTGCTGCTTCTCTctgatattaatattttctaTTGATTGATCCCTTGACTTATTTATTCAAGCAGAAgaatttgtagatttttttctgtttgcctggtttgcttttgttttcagCTATTGTCTGACATTTACGTTTTGGCAGACAATTTAGTTCCTTACAATGCATTTAGTCAATATCAGTGTGTTTGTtccttgggatcgaacccatgacctttctGTTGCTGGCCCAGCGTAGGTTCTACCTAAAGAaagatttgatttaatattagCTTATCTAGTTTGTCAGCgctaatgtaatgtatataGGCACTGTTTCATATACAAGGTTTAAGGCTAATCTCAAAGGTTCAGTGTGTATcaaattatttgttctgttgaaccagtggaagaatgtgggaaactaaacagttctggggcactactGACTATAGTAGTTTTCTACTAGAAGTTCTGTACTATGCCCCATaagtttggtttaaaaaattctttaaaatatctttcctaggaacaacttgagtaaataatgacagaaatttaaaTGGGTGAATTattccaaaaatatttaaatatatcattgccattgttttgtccgAAGATTCCCACGagtaatgtttttaaagcaactCAAATTTCCTAATTTAACTATTGCATAGTCCTGACTTAAAACTCGACCTTAATGTCATTTTATGCTGAATTTTGCAACTTCTTATTAgttgttttataatattagttCTTCTCCAGTTTCTTCTTTCTcgtatttttacagtatatatgtgtattgtgtttgtttgtttgtttgttgttttatgatgttttatgattttttcatgCTGCATTGTTATGATTGTTTGATTCTTTGTTCatttactctttttttcttctttactaatatatctttttttgtctttgtcttttgCATTATTCTTTTCTCATTATTCTTTTATATTGTGATTTTGAATAAGAAAGTTAACAATTTACATTAATTGCAAGTATATGCAATTGCATTGATGCAATGTTTTCTTATTGTTTAGACatgtaaatgctttaaaagctaatgttatttttctctttttttatgagGACTGGAAAGGTGCTGTCAACAaacaggaggaggaggaggcggaGGAGGAACTACTAGGTCATAACactgtgcttgtgtttgtgatctTCCAGCGGAGGTGTTATAGAAGGAGGTTGGATACACCCGGTGGACAATCTGAATTTTCACCTATTCACTCCGTTGGTTGCTCATCATTCTTCTAATTAGATGAAGACTTTTCTAAGGACTCAAAAATTGGGGTCTTTCCAtcagcatttttcaaaaaaatacataatataaaaaaaatcaactttacTTCAATTTGAATGACCTGCGACACTAAATGATTTGGTTTTCAgtggtaaatattttgtgaacaAAAATTCATATCGTATTGATAGAcatggttttaatgttttaactgtaGATGTACTAGTTTTGAAAGACTAACGCAGGCATCTGTTTATTGCatgatattgtaaataatttttgctcttttttttgttacttATTTATAGATAATTATTTAATCCAAAACTTCCACAGTTTTACCACATGTAGTGCCCCACTATTAtagccaaaatatttttttctgggaTGGAATATCACAACATCAAATAAGTAACTATTTtagagacatttattttaaaaacttaagCTGCTAGCAGATTACTTCAAAGCTTTATCTTGATTAATATAGACCATTTGGTAGAATAATTCACTTTGCTGCAAACTGCAAAGGATTTAGGAACGAGAAAATTCCTAGCAACATCCCTCAACATTCAGAGGGAGATGTTTCAGTTTGGAAAGTACCCCATGGACATTTTAGAAATGCTCAGTGGACACCAGGCTCACCAGTTCAAAGGACTGGGGCTGGAAAGACAACTGCAGCACCAACAAGTTCAACTTCAGCACCATCAGCAGcttcaacagcagcagcagcaacagaGTGAGGCCTCTGGCAGCCTCTTGTCTGGGCTTGGTCTTGGTTCCCTTCAAGGGTCAAGAAGTAATGCATTTGCCGACTCCTCATCACTCTTTGCCAAAATGAGTGCACCCCCTCCACCTCTTCCGCAACAGACTCAGTCCTCATCATCACAGAGCACACGTAAATCCAGCAAGATGAACAGCAGCAGTGGGAGTGGCAGTTCTGCCTCTGGGTATCCGCAGTTCCTACGTACCTTTCACCCAGCTGAGGCTGCTTTAGCCCAGGAACAGCTTCATTCAGGAATGGGGCGTTTCGATTTTTCAGGAGGAAGTACTGGAGGAGGCTCTGGAGTAATTGGAGGAGTTGTAACATCTGCTCCACCGCCACCACCCTTGCATCCTGGTCTGTCTGTTCCTCAGCCATCTCCTGGACCATCCTCTGCATCACCTTCCTCATCAAGTTCAACCACCACTTCAAATAATCCCCCCAGCAGTAGCAGTTCAGTGGCTGGATTAGTTGGAGCCCAATCTGATGCAAGAAGTTTACACCAGCAGTTCAGTTGCATGCTTGCTGCAAATCAGTACCTTTTCTCTGGAGTGCCCACAAATGCTAGTTTGGAACAGTTTCTAGTTCAGCAGGGACCCCACAATCATCTTGGTCTTACAGACTCCAATTCAGGCCTTGCTCCCCCTCCCGCCCTTCATCCTTCTCACACCCATGGCCATCCAGCTCCacagcaacagcaacagcaGCTACCACCTCATGCATTGTCCCACCCACACAGCCATGCCCATCCACACCACCCTCTTCATCCTGCCCCCCAACCATCACCTCTCGGTGGTTTTGATTTTCAAGGTATTCCTGTTCTTTCCTCTAATCAGCTAGCATCACTAATGCAACAAGAACCAGGCCTCCCTTTGCCACTCCCACTCCATCTCTCTGTACCAAAGGATGATGGGAAGGGAGATAACGGATCTGGGGCTGGAGGAATAGGAGGTAGTGGCAGCAGGAGAAAGAAAGCCATGGCTGGCTACCTGCCCCAGAGGAAGACAGATGGTAGCGGTAGCAGCACTACTAGCAGTGCTAACTGCCACGGCAGCTCTGGGGCACATGGTCATGATGGGTCCTCTGGTCTTGTGGGAGGAGGTGGAGGGGTTGGTATGAGGGGTCTTAGTGGTGACCCCTCCTCCATCCTCTCCTCGTCAGCACCATCCTCCACTTCTTCAACtgtctcctcctcttcttcctctgcCCCATCATCAAACTCTGCATCTGTGCTGGTAACAAATATCTCTCAGAACACCAAACCAGAAAACCAGCAATCAATGACTCCAAATATCACACAGCCTGAGCAAGAGCCAATCTATCATTGTGGAGAGTGCGGCAAGTCTTTTTCTCATCTTCCAAGTCTTCGTCGACACATACGCTGCCATGAAGATGGTGGTAATCGTCCCAACAGTAGTTCCAACTCAAATCTTCAACATCCTTCAGATCTCCCCCACTCAACACAGGATGGCATTTCTCAAGACGCTCACCACCAGCATGAGCAGAATCCAGACCGATTGTCTTCCGCTTGCTCAAGTCCAGAAAAGTCTTACTGTTGTAATGAATGTGGAAAGGGGTTCAAGAAAAGAGGTCACCTCCTCCAGCATGGTGTTATCCACTCTGGAGATCGTCCATATGCCTGCTCTGTCTGTGAGCGTTCATTCAACCGCCGAGAGTCACTCACCCGGCATGAAAAAATTCACGAAGAGAAACCCTACCGGTGTCCAGCGTGTGGCCGTTGCTTCAGAGAGAGCACTTCCTTGCTCAACCATGCCGCCTCTGGAAACTGTGGCAAGCCAGGGAGGAGATCCAGAAGCAGCGATGGTAGCTCAATAAGTTCAGTAGACAGCAAAGTTGAAAATGATTTCCAAGGTGGACAAATGAGTGATGCAAAAGAACTGGTGTTTTGCAAAAATGAGGATAGCACAGCTGGGATGTCCTGTGACAGTATGTATGCACAGGGAAGAAGCAGCAGCCAAAATCCGGTGGGCAAAACTGAAGAGAAATATAATCCTGACTATTCAAGAGATCCTTTTCAAACATCATACAGAGTTGATGACTACCGTCGCCAACAGGGTAACCCGTCATCCTACTCTGGAGACTCATGTAGCAACAGCATGTCAAGTCCAGCTCTCAGAAAAGCTCCATTAGCTCCAACACTTCATCCACATCCTCAAAATCAGCACCATCACCAACAGCAGTCTCATCttcctctctcttctcttttggATGACTCTGAAGATGAAGTCACAAGTAGTGCCATGTCTGCAATTGCTGCAGCTGCTGCCGCCTCTGTCTTGCCTGCTGAGATGAACAATACTGGTGGACGAGAAGAACGGAGGGACATCATCGGAGGTCTGTTAGGAGGGCTTGGCTTCGGGTCAATGGGCCCCTCTTCATCCACATCTGCAGGTAATGGTGGAAATGAAGAATGCCTCAGTGGATCTATGATACCCTTATCTCACccaaaccaacaacaacaacaacaacagcagcagcaagCTCCTAACTCACAAAATGCCAATCCTAATGCCAAACCCAAGCGGCCACGCAAGCCCAGACAGAAAAGAGAGCCTAGACCTGGTGGGACTCCAGGAGAAGGAATTAAACGTCGGAGAAGCAATCCGGGCGGGGCTGCTGGAGATGGTTCAGAAAGGCCTTATTTGTGCACTGTTTGTGGACGGGGCTTTAGCAGACGTGAAACTCTACGTCGCCATGAACGCGTGCACACAGGGGAGAAACCTTTTCATTGTGACATCTGTGGAAAAGACTTTAGAGAACCTTTTCACCTCACCAAACATCATACTGTTCACTCGGGGGAGAAGAACTACAAATGTTCTCTCTGCGGAAAAGATTTTGGATATGCACAGAGTCTAAAAAGGCACGAAAAGCTGCATCTAAGAGGTGATTTTAAGCCAAGGCGAAGTAAAACCAAATCTGCTGCAAATCAAGCCACTGCTAATCAAGATCAACCTAATCAAACCAATCAATCCAACCCAGGCGCTTATTACTCTTATTCTCAGGATAGTAAAGTTCAAGGATCTAATGCTAGCACAAGTAACCAACCTCCTCCTAAGCTGTACACATGTGAGATCTGTTGGAAATCTTTCCGCCATCACTTCCACCTGACCGCCCATCACCAAGCCATTCACGAACATGGTGGGGAGAAACTCTTTTCATGTGAAGTGTGCGGTAAGGCTTTCTCTTACTCCAACAGCCTGACAAGACATCGATTATCACAACATGGATTGCCTCGCACGGGGCCAACAACACAACCAACAGGAAGTGAATCTATTGGAACCGCCCCATCTGTTTCAGAAAGTGAGGCTGCAACCAATGCTCTCCTTCATATAACACCTGAAAGTGGAGGTCATGGAGGGCAACAGCCCCATTCAACAATCGCTCACACACAGCATCCCCAGACTGGTGGTTATTCCCCTCTTTTCTACACTCCTGAGTCAGGACATCACAGTTCAAATGTATCCTCACACCCCCAACATCTGCACTACTCCAACCCCAATATGGGTCCCCTCCAGCTTCAGCAACCATTAAGCGTGAAGGGGCAGCTTATTTATTCAGGGGTTCCAGGTAACTCCCTTCATTCCACTCCACCTCACATCCACATCTCCCCACCCCACCACACTCAGCAGCACCATCAGCAACAGCACCCCTTCTCAATGCAGTCGCAACATTTACAACAAAGCCCTCAGACCCAAGAGGATGCCAcccagcaaaagaaaaaaaaaaagaagagaaaatatCAGCCGACTGGTGCTTTACCGTCGATGAGCGCATTCAGTGCTTACGAAATTGCCAGGAGGCAAATATAcctaaagaaaagaaaatgcaggCTCCAGCAGCAGCGAAAAAGGAAGAAGTGGATTGCTCAGCTGAAGTGGGCCAAGTTTACTGGAGGAGGACTTGGAATAAGTGTCACTGGAGGCACGTGGCGTGTGGGGCGGTTGAGGTTTAGAGGCCTGAGGTCTCTCATTGTCCCATTGAGGTCACACTCCTGTCCTATCTGTCCCTTCACCACTTTTACAAGCCGCATATCTCTTTCAGTTCACCGTGCATCCAGGCACCCTGCAAGAAAACACGGCCGACATGCCCGTCTGCACTGCATAGTCTGTGGAAAGCGTTCACGAAGGCTACTGTCAGCTCTGCGTCATCGGGCCTACCACCTTTCTCAAGGTGCTTTCTCTTGCTCTAGGTGCCCCTCGCGCTTTTGGAATTACACTCACCTGCAGCGCCACAAATTTGCTTGTCGACGTGTCCGTAGAGGATGCAAAATCTCAATAAAGGGGACAAACATTGAGAGGGCCGAGGACCAGATGGAAAGATCGACAGTTGTGTCAGGCTACAGGCACTAAGTAAAATTGACATCTGTAAGAATAAAAGGCCTTAAAATCATATTTGGAGGCAAGGATAACATGAAAGTAGGCATAAAAGCACCACACAATCAACTCCTTGATCGTGTGGTCAGACTTTAACCATGGGAGTgcctcttaaaaaaaaagactcAGCCGACATGAAATAAGCCTGGACCTAAAGAACCATCCATTGTAGACATGGATCTCTAACACGGTTTCTCCAAAGGGGAAGAATATTCTAGATCGTTTTTTTTTGGTAGCACCTTTGTTGTAATGGTAGCATCTTTATCCtctaaaaatacattcattatGTATTTTCTTAACTTTATTTGTGCTGCAATGATGGATGCATACCAGTGAAAGTTAACTAATCTGAACAGTAACAATCTATTCTTTAAACTAGTTCCCCCTCCAATATTCAGATTTTAACGGTAtcgcttttgtttgtttactctCAGAAATACGTAGCTTTTTGTTCTTTgtggtgtttttattttattttttttaccccGGTTTTGCTGTCTTCATgttgaaatgcaaatgtttgaCCTGAAACTTAAAGTTGCTGGTTGAGAAGCAGATAAAGTACATAGCGTGTGTATTCTCTTTGAACAACTGTCGTTAGGACACTTATTGTTCAATTTAACTGTGTCTCAGAGATAAACACCAGGACTCGCTGCAGTGAAACTgtcaaaatgtgcaaaatgttCTGCAGAGCTGATGCAGAGGGGACAGAATGGTGTTGTTAATGCCATGTTCCTGTGTTTTGTGTCACCTGTTTTTCGAGAAATATGTAATGAACCTTTACAGGTCTTTCTATGGCAAGTGTTAATGTCTTTGATTGCGAGATTGGCTCGAGGGACTGAGGTATAGCCAGTCTGTACTGTACAATgcgtattatattttattatgtaacagttgtgttctttctttttattattattcaaagtataagttcttttttttaatcatttttactaTTTTAGGGGTGGGTGGGTGTGTGGCAGGGTCTGTAAGCATAAGATGTGGGGAATATATGTATCAGTGTGATTTTTATTCCCTGCCCCTGTAACCCAAACCACAGTTTAGCCCGGCTTTCCCAACACTATTGTATTCATTCTCAAAATGTTACTTAGCTCTACTGTTCCAATGTTTTCCTCTcagtaaactaaaatataaatactaaacaactgttttctttttctgagCTAACAGAGATGTTGAGTCcctcagaaaacaaataaaaccatgtCAAAAAATGTCACCCAATAGTATTTGTTTTGAATTGTTGTACAATACTCGTCAAAGGAATAGGGTAACTCATCTTGTagtatttttcaacattttagtaaaatattaaagtaatcGAAGCTATGGAGTAGAGCAAATGGAACTATGGGAATTATTTTCTATCaagatttttcatattttagcaCCTTTTAAAAACTTGAGgtattctgtgatgttttttttaactgtattaccaacatttttcaaaatatcttattttgtgttctgtagcaaagaaagtcattcaggtttgaaatgacaagggtgaggaaatgatgacagaagtttcatttttaagtgagaTGTCCATCCATGATGGGCTTACTTTTGTAATAAAAGAAACGTGTCAGCACAACTACATTTTGTCTAAActaactttaaaaatatatatgcctTCGAATCAAAAGGTTTAAAATTCACGATAAACATTCCAGTCAAGTTACTTTAAGCTTTTGACTGTTTTgcatgtttattaaacaaagctGGTCAGCAGATTTTTTACTTGTTATTTATAGCATATAggttaaatgatttataaacatTGAGAGCCATGTGCTAAGCACCTGGTGCCATGGAGTTGTTCTCGGCTGCATGGGGCTGTTTACAGTCCATGTGTTTTGGCACATGCCTTGTATGTGCCACACTCGAGTAGAGTTGGAGGTAAGAATGCCTTTAAGCGTGGGTTGTATTGGTGTGTCAGGGGAACACAACCGTCTGCTCACTTATTGCATCTGTCTGTGTATTCAAGCGAAAGTTTAATGAGTTCAGCACAGGGCATCAGCTCACATGATTAACTCGAATTACCACGTAAAATGAGATTGCTAACTATGTCCTCTAGATGGCGGTCATGTATTCTGTATTCTGCAGAATACAGAATACAAATTGATTTGCCTGTAAGGTTGTTGAAAAGATTTATCCTGCACAAAATGTTAGTGTTTCTGtgagtgtttttatttctttttatccTGATAATAGAATTTTTGTGAATTGTTCTCAAcctgtaattcattattaaatgtTAGTCTTTTCCAGCACAATTGTCCTAACAAGAAGCTATTTAGCTCAACGTGGATTATGTGTTAAATCAAGGAATGACGATTTCTTCCATTGGACAGGTCAGACCTCCTAACCTTgcaggctctctctctctctctctctctctctgtctctgtctctctttctttctttcttgctatTGGgaactttaaaaagtaatttaagaaACATTAGAAATTTCTGTAGTGTAGGTTTTTCCACATAAAACCcaatcaaaacaataatgtgataagaattatgttgtgactatataaaactaaatcaaatcaaagcaatgttatattttagtATCTTCAAAGTAGCTTCTGTTTATTTGCCTTGAAAATTCAGGCCATATCTTCACTGCTCACCCTGAGATGCTATTTAAACAGTTATGAAGAAGTTCCCATCTATTCtgggctcttattggctgcttttccTTATTATTTAGTCCAAATCATCCATATCAGTTCAAATGAATTATACTAATTAGTTATGTTTTGACAATTGCTTTTTTCTAAAAATAGTTTCAAGTATATAAACGCATGCAGTtggatatttttaataaattattgatCAAAAAGTGAGAGACCCCGCATAAGCCTTTTAAAAATGCAAGCATGTGTGCTGTACAGTAAGaaatttaacattgttttatgtAACTAAATAGATCTGTCTGGGGTTTTCATGGTTTCATTCACGTGCCTAAAGGAACATAACATAATGCAGCACTCCGTGGCTATCTATGCATACAATATGATGATGATCACGTATTTGAGCATTATTTCAAAAGTGCtccctttttttgtcacaattgtgacattgttg comes from Triplophysa dalaica isolate WHDGS20190420 chromosome 25, ASM1584641v1, whole genome shotgun sequence and encodes:
- the znf865 gene encoding zinc finger protein 865; this translates as MFQFGKYPMDILEMLSGHQAHQFKGLGLERQLQHQQVQLQHHQQLQQQQQQQSEASGSLLSGLGLGSLQGSRSNAFADSSSLFAKMSAPPPPLPQQTQSSSSQSTRKSSKMNSSSGSGSSASGYPQFLRTFHPAEAALAQEQLHSGMGRFDFSGGSTGGGSGVIGGVVTSAPPPPPLHPGLSVPQPSPGPSSASPSSSSSTTTSNNPPSSSSSVAGLVGAQSDARSLHQQFSCMLAANQYLFSGVPTNASLEQFLVQQGPHNHLGLTDSNSGLAPPPALHPSHTHGHPAPQQQQQQLPPHALSHPHSHAHPHHPLHPAPQPSPLGGFDFQGIPVLSSNQLASLMQQEPGLPLPLPLHLSVPKDDGKGDNGSGAGGIGGSGSRRKKAMAGYLPQRKTDGSGSSTTSSANCHGSSGAHGHDGSSGLVGGGGGVGMRGLSGDPSSILSSSAPSSTSSTVSSSSSSAPSSNSASVLVTNISQNTKPENQQSMTPNITQPEQEPIYHCGECGKSFSHLPSLRRHIRCHEDGGNRPNSSSNSNLQHPSDLPHSTQDGISQDAHHQHEQNPDRLSSACSSPEKSYCCNECGKGFKKRGHLLQHGVIHSGDRPYACSVCERSFNRRESLTRHEKIHEEKPYRCPACGRCFRESTSLLNHAASGNCGKPGRRSRSSDGSSISSVDSKVENDFQGGQMSDAKELVFCKNEDSTAGMSCDSMYAQGRSSSQNPVGKTEEKYNPDYSRDPFQTSYRVDDYRRQQGNPSSYSGDSCSNSMSSPALRKAPLAPTLHPHPQNQHHHQQQSHLPLSSLLDDSEDEVTSSAMSAIAAAAAASVLPAEMNNTGGREERRDIIGGLLGGLGFGSMGPSSSTSAGNGGNEECLSGSMIPLSHPNQQQQQQQQQQAPNSQNANPNAKPKRPRKPRQKREPRPGGTPGEGIKRRRSNPGGAAGDGSERPYLCTVCGRGFSRRETLRRHERVHTGEKPFHCDICGKDFREPFHLTKHHTVHSGEKNYKCSLCGKDFGYAQSLKRHEKLHLRGDFKPRRSKTKSAANQATANQDQPNQTNQSNPGAYYSYSQDSKVQGSNASTSNQPPPKLYTCEICWKSFRHHFHLTAHHQAIHEHGGEKLFSCEVCGKAFSYSNSLTRHRLSQHGLPRTGPTTQPTGSESIGTAPSVSESEAATNALLHITPESGGHGGQQPHSTIAHTQHPQTGGYSPLFYTPESGHHSSNVSSHPQHLHYSNPNMGPLQLQQPLSVKGQLIYSGVPGNSLHSTPPHIHISPPHHTQQHHQQQHPFSMQSQHLQQSPQTQEDATQQKKKKKKRKYQPTGALPSMSAFSAYEIARRQIYLKKRKCRLQQQRKRKKWIAQLKWAKFTGGGLGISVTGGTWRVGRLRFRGLRSLIVPLRSHSCPICPFTTFTSRISLSVHRASRHPARKHGRHARLHCIVCGKRSRRLLSALRHRAYHLSQGAFSCSRCPSRFWNYTHLQRHKFACRRVRRGCKISIKGTNIERAEDQMERSTVVSGYRH